GACCACGAACGGTGCGCGATTGCCCTGGCTCACTTGGCCATGACCTCCTCCTGTTCGATGCGCTCGGCATCGGGCGCGGGGACCGGGTGCACCGGCTCGATGACCTGAACCGCCGGGCCGGGTGCGGGCAGCCAGCGCTTGGGCATCCGGATCTCACCGCGCAGATCACGACCCTCGCACATGCGCAGCACCCACAGCGACAAGACCGCCGCGGCCGCCGCGACCAGATCGGTGTACACCGCGAAGATCACGCCGTTGGCCTGGCCCTGAAGCGTATCGGCTGTACGCCAGACCAGCGCCGCGACCACCATCACACCGTTGAGCACCCACACGCACCACCAGATCCGCACCGCCCGCAACGTCCGCGGATCGCCGCCGAGCTGACGTACCAGTTCGGTGAGGAAGACCCCGGGCCAGATCAGGTTCACCAGCGGAACGAGGCCGCCGCACAGCAGCGCGCGCAGCGAGCGGGGATCACGGCTGCCGTTGTCGGCGTAGGCGGTGGCACGAGCGCGCACCAGCCAGCCGATCAGGCCCACGGCGGTCACCAGGGCGCAGACCAGGGCGGCGACCGATGTCGCGTAC
The genomic region above belongs to Nocardia spumae and contains:
- a CDS encoding DUF4328 domain-containing protein; the encoded protein is MSSTVVQPCARCGARWAVHGTPMHWCPRCRGVLLSPAPVDAPPERRNYRWVARPPGRGPRSEQPRTTAPIDPATPHYTETPRWGLLDRPRRVAVGPRTRVQVALHWVTERVAGLLLATTILFALSAVAEFGRYLILLRNRTRLIQQIVLWLSDLTVYATSVAALVCALVTAVGLIGWLVRARATAYADNGSRDPRSLRALLCGGLVPLVNLIWPGVFLTELVRQLGGDPRTLRAVRIWWCVWVLNGVMVVAALVWRTADTLQGQANGVIFAVYTDLVAAAAAVLSLWVLRMCEGRDLRGEIRMPKRWLPAPGPAVQVIEPVHPVPAPDAERIEQEEVMAK